From Pseudomonas vanderleydeniana, the proteins below share one genomic window:
- a CDS encoding flavin-containing monooxygenase — MNAYSSPPVGRESVDVAIIGSGFAGLCMAIKLKEAGMADFFIAERADSLGGTWRDNHYPGCACDVQSHVYSFSFAPNPHWSRQFAPQAEIRAYLERCARDFGLTPHLRYNMALEKAVYDEAQQRWQLSFADGREVSARVLISGMGGLSRPALPDIPGLESFAGKRFHSQYWDHQYPLEGKRVAVIGTGASAIQFVPQIAPRVAHLSLFQRTPPWILPKPDRPLSSGERWLFKHLPVTQRLARSAIYWALESRVIAFARHPRLMKLVQKIALRHLHKQVAAPTLRKTLTPDYTIGCKRILISNDYYPALTRSHVKVVTQAIQRIEADAVITRDGVRHPVDCLIYGTGFQATEPLPHGLLIGRNGLDIMEAWREEGAHAYLGTCMPGYPNLFMIIGPNTGLGHNSMILMIEAQVDYILQALKQMRDQRIRALEVRPEVESQYNSRLQQQLKRAIWSTGGCRSWYLDPRTGKNTTLWPGSTWRFRQVTRHFALRDYLTVGDSFQHPADAAPLPIEPAQGSHS, encoded by the coding sequence ATGAATGCGTACTCGTCACCCCCCGTAGGCCGCGAATCGGTCGATGTCGCGATCATCGGTTCCGGCTTTGCCGGGCTTTGCATGGCCATCAAGCTGAAAGAGGCCGGGATGGCCGATTTCTTCATTGCCGAACGGGCTGATTCGCTCGGCGGTACCTGGCGGGACAACCACTATCCGGGCTGCGCCTGCGATGTGCAGTCCCATGTCTATTCCTTTTCCTTCGCCCCCAACCCGCACTGGAGCCGGCAGTTCGCCCCCCAGGCGGAGATACGCGCCTACCTGGAGCGCTGTGCCCGCGACTTCGGCCTGACGCCCCACCTGCGCTACAACATGGCCCTGGAAAAAGCCGTGTACGACGAAGCGCAGCAACGCTGGCAACTGAGCTTCGCCGACGGGCGCGAGGTCAGTGCCCGGGTGCTGATCAGCGGCATGGGCGGGCTGTCGCGCCCGGCGCTGCCAGACATTCCGGGGCTGGAGAGCTTCGCCGGCAAGCGCTTTCACTCCCAGTACTGGGATCACCAGTACCCGTTGGAAGGCAAGCGCGTCGCGGTGATCGGTACCGGCGCCAGCGCGATCCAGTTCGTGCCGCAGATCGCTCCGCGCGTGGCTCACCTGAGCCTGTTCCAACGCACGCCACCGTGGATCCTGCCCAAGCCCGACCGTCCGTTGTCCAGCGGCGAACGCTGGCTGTTCAAGCACCTGCCGGTGACCCAGCGCCTGGCCCGTTCGGCCATCTACTGGGCGCTCGAAAGCCGGGTCATCGCCTTCGCCCGCCATCCCAGGCTGATGAAGCTGGTGCAGAAGATCGCCCTGCGCCACCTGCACAAGCAGGTAGCGGCACCGACCCTGCGCAAGACGCTGACGCCCGACTACACCATCGGTTGCAAGCGCATCCTGATCTCCAACGACTACTACCCGGCCCTGACGCGTAGCCATGTGAAGGTGGTGACCCAGGCGATCCAGCGCATCGAGGCCGACGCCGTGATCACCCGCGACGGCGTGCGCCACCCGGTCGACTGCCTGATCTACGGCACCGGTTTCCAGGCCACCGAGCCCCTGCCCCACGGCCTGCTGATCGGCCGCAACGGCTTGGATATCATGGAGGCCTGGCGCGAAGAAGGCGCTCATGCCTACCTGGGCACCTGCATGCCCGGCTACCCCAACCTGTTCATGATCATCGGCCCGAACACCGGCCTGGGACACAATTCGATGATCCTGATGATCGAGGCCCAGGTCGACTACATCCTCCAGGCACTGAAACAGATGCGCGACCAGCGGATCCGCGCCCTGGAAGTCCGGCCGGAGGTCGAAAGCCAGTACAACAGCCGTTTGCAACAGCAACTCAAGCGAGCAATCTGGTCCACCGGTGGCTGCCGCAGCTGGTACCTGGACCCACGCACCGGCAAGAACACCACCCTGTGGCCCGGGTCCACCTGGCGCTTTCGCCAGGTCACCCGGCATTTCGCCCTGCGCGACTACCTCACCGTCGGCGACAGTTTCCAACACCCTGCCGACGCTGCGCCCCTCCCTATCGAACCCGCACAAGGCAGCCACTCATGA
- a CDS encoding SDR family NAD(P)-dependent oxidoreductase yields the protein MKTFDGKVAAITGAGSGMGRALAIALAREGCHLALADRNAAGLEQTLVLARSAALLPLRMSSQVLDVADRQAMFDWAAATAAEHGQVNLIFNNAGVALSSTIEGMSLEDLEWIVGINFWGVVHGTQAFLPYLRQSGEGHIINTSSVFGLFAQPGMSGYNASKFAVRGFTEALRQELDLMDYGVSATSVHPGGIRTDIARSSRISDNVKGLLIESEQQARADFEKLFITSAEQAARVILQGVRKNRRRVLIGRDAHALDLLVRLLPSAYQALVVFATRRLSPLGRRKNKAASYDVKDSGGI from the coding sequence ATGAAGACATTCGACGGCAAGGTAGCCGCTATCACTGGTGCCGGCTCCGGCATGGGGCGTGCCCTGGCCATAGCCCTGGCCCGCGAGGGGTGTCATCTGGCATTGGCCGACCGGAACGCCGCCGGCCTGGAGCAGACCCTGGTCCTGGCCCGTTCTGCGGCACTGCTGCCCCTGCGCATGAGCTCGCAGGTGCTGGACGTCGCCGACCGCCAGGCGATGTTCGACTGGGCGGCGGCGACGGCCGCCGAGCACGGCCAGGTCAACCTGATTTTCAACAACGCCGGCGTGGCGCTGTCGAGCACCATCGAGGGCATGAGCCTGGAGGACCTGGAGTGGATCGTCGGCATCAACTTCTGGGGGGTGGTTCACGGCACCCAGGCCTTCCTGCCCTACCTCAGGCAGTCAGGTGAGGGGCACATCATCAACACCTCCAGCGTGTTCGGCCTGTTCGCCCAGCCCGGCATGAGCGGCTACAACGCCAGCAAGTTCGCGGTGCGCGGTTTTACCGAGGCGCTGCGCCAGGAGCTCGACCTGATGGACTACGGCGTTTCGGCCACCAGCGTGCACCCGGGCGGCATCCGCACCGATATCGCCCGCTCCAGCCGCATCAGCGACAACGTCAAGGGCCTGCTGATCGAAAGCGAACAACAGGCCCGGGCCGATTTCGAGAAGTTGTTCATCACCAGTGCCGAACAGGCCGCCCGAGTGATCCTGCAAGGCGTGCGCAAAAACCGCCGCCGCGTGCTGATCGGTCGTGACGCCCATGCACTGGACCTGCTCGTGCGCCTGCTGCCCAGCGCCTACCAGGCCCTGGTGGTGTTCGCCACCCGGCGCCTGTCGCCGCTGGGCCGGCGCAAGAACAAGGCCGCGAGCTACGACGTCAAGGACTCGGGCGGGATCTGA
- a CDS encoding metal-dependent hydrolase → MLPIRRDIHPHLPADRIKDWHAEGPWVTHFFNALSLLFPSGELFFMDSVRHYRDQVEDPQLRKAIQGFIGQEAMHSREHVLYNDLLQGAGLPAHLLDRRLRAILDFQKKHFAPSFNLAITIALEHYTAMLADILLRDPSRFGDSVEGYRQMWTWHALEETEHKSVAFDVWNTVIKPGPKRYLLRTGAMLSTTFFFWLVVFDFHVRLLIADRKAGHHLRGWWRMAKYLFGTRGVFPRIALPWLDYFKPGFHPWDHDNREQLKRIDGLMEDIRAQAAK, encoded by the coding sequence ATGCTGCCGATCCGACGCGACATTCACCCGCACCTGCCAGCCGACCGCATCAAGGACTGGCACGCCGAGGGCCCCTGGGTCACCCACTTCTTCAACGCCCTCTCCCTGCTGTTTCCTTCCGGCGAGCTGTTCTTCATGGACAGTGTGCGCCACTACCGCGACCAGGTGGAGGATCCGCAACTGCGCAAGGCGATCCAGGGCTTCATCGGCCAGGAAGCCATGCACAGCCGCGAGCACGTGCTCTACAACGATCTGCTGCAGGGGGCTGGACTGCCGGCGCACCTGCTCGATCGACGCCTGCGCGCCATCCTCGACTTCCAGAAGAAACACTTTGCGCCGTCGTTCAACCTGGCGATCACCATCGCCCTGGAACACTACACGGCGATGCTCGCCGACATCCTGCTGCGCGACCCGAGCCGCTTCGGCGATTCGGTCGAAGGCTACCGACAGATGTGGACCTGGCATGCGCTGGAGGAAACCGAGCACAAGTCGGTGGCCTTCGATGTCTGGAATACGGTGATCAAGCCGGGTCCCAAGCGCTATCTACTGCGCACCGGGGCGATGCTGTCGACCACCTTTTTTTTCTGGCTGGTGGTGTTCGACTTCCATGTCCGCCTGCTGATCGCCGACCGCAAGGCCGGGCATCACCTGCGTGGCTGGTGGCGCATGGCCAAGTACCTGTTCGGTACACGCGGGGTGTTTCCACGCATCGCACTGCCCTGGCTGGACTACTTCAAGCCGGGCTTCCACCCCTGGGATCATGACAACCGCGAACAGCTCAAGCGCATCGATGGGCTGATGGAGGATATCCGGGCACAGGCCGCCAAATAG
- a CDS encoding HlyD family secretion protein — MSESVTTTNAIAATAEGQTPPGASATEPRSLRVRIISSLGFAAIALTGVLIVLYAWQLPPFSSAIESTENALVRGQVTLIGPQLSGYVFEVPVQDFQHVKAGDLLVRLDDRIYKQRLDQSLAQLAVQKAALANNLQQRRSAEATIAQRRAALENSKAQARKSDADLARNQALIADGSVSRRELDVTRADHAQTLAAIAQAEAALEISRQDLQTVVVNRDSLEAAVTNAEAAVELARIDLSNTRVVAPRDGQLGQIGVRLGAYVNSGAQLMALVPERRWVIANMKETQMAEVREGQAVTFTVDALDHRRFSGRVQRISPATGSEFSLLQADNATGNFVKIAQRVPVRITVDPGQDQAERLRPGMSVVVSINTRSEVKAVEEEAF; from the coding sequence ATGAGCGAATCCGTCACCACCACCAATGCCATTGCCGCCACGGCCGAGGGCCAGACACCTCCCGGTGCCTCGGCGACCGAGCCGCGCTCGTTGCGGGTTCGGATCATTTCGTCGCTGGGCTTTGCCGCGATCGCCCTGACCGGCGTACTGATCGTGCTGTACGCCTGGCAACTGCCGCCGTTCAGCAGTGCCATCGAGAGCACCGAAAACGCGCTGGTGCGAGGGCAGGTGACGTTGATCGGCCCGCAGTTGAGCGGGTACGTGTTCGAGGTGCCGGTGCAGGACTTCCAGCACGTCAAGGCGGGCGACCTGCTGGTACGCCTGGATGACCGGATCTACAAGCAGCGCCTGGACCAGTCATTGGCCCAGTTGGCGGTACAGAAGGCGGCCCTGGCGAACAACCTGCAGCAGCGGCGCAGTGCCGAGGCGACCATCGCCCAGCGCCGGGCGGCCCTGGAGAACAGCAAGGCCCAGGCGCGCAAGAGTGACGCCGACCTGGCGCGCAACCAGGCACTGATCGCCGATGGTTCGGTGTCCCGTCGCGAGCTGGACGTGACCCGTGCCGATCATGCGCAGACCCTCGCGGCCATCGCCCAGGCCGAGGCGGCGCTGGAGATTTCCCGGCAGGACCTGCAGACGGTAGTGGTCAACCGCGACTCGCTGGAGGCCGCGGTGACCAATGCCGAGGCCGCGGTCGAATTGGCTCGCATCGATCTGTCCAACACCCGGGTGGTCGCGCCCCGGGACGGGCAGTTGGGGCAGATTGGCGTGCGCCTTGGCGCCTATGTGAACTCGGGGGCGCAGTTGATGGCGCTGGTGCCGGAGCGACGCTGGGTCATCGCCAACATGAAGGAGACGCAGATGGCCGAGGTGCGTGAAGGGCAGGCCGTGACGTTTACGGTCGATGCGCTCGATCACCGTCGGTTCAGCGGTCGGGTGCAGCGGATTTCGCCGGCCACGGGCTCGGAGTTCAGTCTCTTGCAGGCCGATAATGCGACCGGCAACTTCGTCAAGATCGCCCAGCGGGTGCCGGTACGGATCACTGTCGATCCGGGCCAGGATCAGGCCGAGCGGTTGCGACCGGGGATGTCGGTGGTGGTGAGCATCAATACGCGCAGCGAGGTGAAGGCGGTAGAGGAGGAGGCCTTTTGA
- a CDS encoding MFS transporter, with amino-acid sequence MNQYTPRNWQPHERPSLPGSPSTPLHSTPRRLAYAMVGLLVALTGGLGNALVVANLPYLQGALGATTAEMAWLPAAYVMTNVSMNLLLVKFRQQFGLRAFTEVFLVLYALVTFGHLFVNDLSSAIAVRAAHGMVGAALSSLGLYYMIQAFPAKWRLKALVLGLGTSQLALPLARLFSEDLLQIAEWRGLYMFELGLALAALGCVFLLKLPPGDRFRTFEKLDFLTFAVLATGVALLCAVLSLGRIDWWLEAPWIGFASAASIALILAGLAIEHNRSNPMLMTRWLGSGAMIRLALAVILIRLVFSEQSTGAVGFLQALNMGSEQMRSLYMVMLVGSIAGLAVSALTIHPDHLFMPLIISLALMALGSSMDSFSNNLTRPANMYLSQFLLAFGGTFFVGPTMALGTRNVITNPRNLVSFSVLFGICNNLGGLIGSALLGTFQVVREKIHSSSIVEHLTLSDPLVAARVQGSAAGYASTIFDPALRTTQGMRALATAATREANVLAYNDVFMLIALIAVLTMLWIFLRSLWLMSTTRRVAGKTSTSISSSGATPR; translated from the coding sequence ATGAATCAATACACGCCGCGCAACTGGCAGCCCCACGAACGTCCCAGCCTGCCGGGTTCACCCTCGACGCCCCTGCATTCGACGCCCAGGCGCCTGGCTTATGCGATGGTCGGGCTGCTGGTGGCGCTGACGGGCGGGTTGGGCAACGCCCTGGTGGTGGCCAATTTGCCTTACCTGCAGGGCGCGCTGGGTGCCACCACGGCGGAAATGGCCTGGTTGCCGGCGGCCTATGTGATGACCAACGTCTCGATGAACCTGCTGTTGGTGAAGTTCCGTCAACAGTTTGGCTTGCGCGCCTTCACCGAGGTGTTCCTGGTCCTCTACGCCCTGGTGACGTTCGGCCACCTGTTCGTCAACGACTTGAGTTCGGCCATTGCGGTCCGTGCCGCCCATGGCATGGTCGGTGCCGCTCTGAGCTCCCTCGGCCTTTATTACATGATCCAGGCGTTTCCCGCCAAATGGCGGCTCAAGGCCCTGGTGCTGGGGTTGGGCACTTCGCAGCTGGCCTTGCCGCTGGCCCGGTTGTTTTCCGAGGACCTGCTGCAGATCGCCGAATGGCGAGGCCTGTACATGTTCGAACTGGGGCTGGCGCTGGCGGCGCTGGGGTGCGTGTTCCTGCTCAAGCTGCCGCCGGGTGACCGCTTCAGAACCTTCGAAAAACTGGACTTCCTCACTTTTGCGGTACTCGCCACTGGCGTGGCGTTGCTGTGCGCGGTGTTGTCCCTGGGACGTATCGACTGGTGGTTGGAGGCGCCGTGGATCGGTTTCGCCAGTGCCGCATCGATCGCATTGATCCTGGCCGGGCTGGCCATCGAACACAACCGCAGCAATCCGATGTTGATGACCCGCTGGCTGGGCAGCGGGGCGATGATCCGCCTGGCGCTGGCGGTGATCCTGATTCGCCTGGTTTTTTCCGAACAGTCCACTGGTGCGGTGGGGTTCCTGCAAGCGCTGAACATGGGCAGCGAGCAGATGCGCAGCCTTTATATGGTGATGCTGGTGGGGAGCATCGCCGGTCTGGCCGTCAGTGCTCTGACCATTCACCCGGACCACCTGTTCATGCCACTGATCATTTCCCTGGCGCTGATGGCGCTGGGCTCCTCGATGGACAGCTTCTCGAACAACCTCACGCGTCCGGCCAACATGTACCTCAGCCAGTTCCTGCTGGCTTTCGGCGGCACCTTTTTCGTCGGCCCGACCATGGCGCTGGGCACCCGCAACGTCATCACCAACCCGCGCAACCTGGTGAGCTTCTCCGTGCTCTTCGGGATCTGCAACAACCTCGGCGGGCTGATCGGCTCGGCGTTGCTGGGGACCTTCCAGGTGGTGCGCGAGAAAATCCACTCCAGTAGCATCGTCGAGCACCTGACCCTGAGCGACCCGCTGGTGGCCGCCCGGGTGCAGGGCTCGGCCGCCGGCTATGCCTCGACGATCTTCGACCCGGCGCTGCGTACCACCCAGGGCATGCGCGCGCTGGCCACGGCGGCGACCCGCGAGGCCAACGTACTGGCCTATAACGATGTGTTCATGTTGATCGCGCTGATCGCGGTGCTGACCATGCTGTGGATCTTCCTCCGCAGCCTGTGGCTGATGAGCACCACGCGGCGGGTCGCCGGCAAGACCTCCACTTCCATCTCCAGCAGCGGTGCCACACCACGATGA
- the arnC gene encoding undecaprenyl-phosphate 4-deoxy-4-formamido-L-arabinose transferase encodes MKPYPIQRVSIVIPVYNEEQSLPELLRRTEAACAQLTQEVEIILVDDGSRDRSADLLQEAAEREGSPVVAVILNRNYGQHAAIMAGFEQSTGDVVITLDADLQNPPEEIPRLVAQAALGYDVVGTVRNNRQDSAFRRWPSRLINLAVQRSTGVAMSDYGCMLRAYRRSIVDAMLACRERSTFIPILANSFARHTTEVLVQHAEREHGDSKYSPMRLINLMFDLVTCMTTTPLRLLSIIGFGMAGLGALFSLLLIFLRLIFGAAWAGDGTFVLFAVLFVFTGGQFIGMGLLGEYLGRMYSDVRARPRFFIEKVLRSQPSASSTVEQTPSTTTSNQVAP; translated from the coding sequence TTGAAACCTTACCCGATTCAGCGCGTGTCGATCGTCATACCGGTCTACAACGAAGAACAGAGTTTGCCCGAGCTGTTGCGCCGTACCGAAGCCGCCTGCGCCCAGTTGACCCAGGAAGTGGAAATCATCCTGGTCGATGACGGCAGCCGCGACCGTTCCGCCGACCTTCTTCAGGAAGCCGCCGAGCGCGAAGGCAGCCCGGTGGTTGCCGTGATCCTGAACCGCAACTACGGCCAGCACGCTGCAATCATGGCCGGTTTCGAGCAGTCCACCGGTGACGTGGTCATCACCCTGGACGCCGACCTGCAGAACCCGCCGGAAGAAATCCCGCGCCTGGTGGCCCAGGCTGCGCTGGGCTACGACGTGGTCGGTACCGTGCGCAACAACCGCCAGGATTCGGCCTTCCGCCGCTGGCCATCGCGCCTGATCAACCTGGCCGTGCAACGCTCCACCGGCGTGGCCATGAGCGACTACGGCTGCATGCTGCGCGCCTATCGCCGCAGCATCGTCGACGCCATGCTCGCCTGCCGCGAGCGCAGCACCTTCATCCCGATCCTGGCCAACAGCTTCGCCCGCCACACCACCGAGGTGCTGGTGCAGCACGCCGAGCGCGAGCACGGTGACTCCAAGTACAGCCCGATGCGCCTGATCAACCTGATGTTCGACCTGGTCACCTGCATGACCACCACGCCCCTGCGGCTGTTGAGCATCATCGGTTTCGGCATGGCCGGTCTCGGCGCGCTGTTCTCCCTGCTGCTGATCTTCCTGCGCCTGATTTTTGGCGCCGCCTGGGCCGGCGACGGTACCTTCGTGCTCTTCGCCGTGCTGTTCGTCTTCACCGGTGGCCAGTTCATCGGCATGGGCCTGCTGGGTGAGTACCTGGGTCGCATGTACAGCGACGTCCGTGCCCGTCCACGCTTCTTCATCGAGAAAGTGCTGCGCAGTCAGCCGTCTGCCAGCAGCACCGTCGAGCAAACCCCTTCTACAACTACCTCCAATCAGGTTGCACCATGA
- the arnA gene encoding bifunctional UDP-4-amino-4-deoxy-L-arabinose formyltransferase/UDP-glucuronic acid oxidase ArnA, producing the protein MNPKAVVFAYHDIGCAGIEALLNAGYEIAAVFTHADDPKENTFYGSVAQLCALKGIPVHAPEDANHPLWIERIAKLNPDFIFSFYYRNLLSEALLATAKNGAFNLHGSLLPRYRGRAPANWVLVNGETETGVTLHRMVKRADAGAILAQNRVAIERSDTALSLHAKLRDSAANLLRDALPQLAQGKLSETAQDESKATYFGRRTAADGKLVWSKPAEELFNLVRAVTKPYPGAFCAVGEHKLIVWGAEVVKGNEGQAPGRVISVDPLRIACGEDSLVINAGQRNENGLFLSGPQLANELGLVDGSLLRGAEAARKKRRTRVLILGVNGFIGNHLSERLLRDDKYEVYGLDIGSDAIERLRSHPNFHFVEGDISIHSEWIEYHIKKCDVVLPLVAIATPIEYTRNPLRVFELDFEENLKLVRYCVKYNKRVIFPSTSEVYGMCQDKNFDEDSSNLIVGPISKQRWIYSVSKQLLDRVIWAYGAKGLNFTLFRPFNWMGPRLDRLDSARIGSSRAITQLILNLVEGTPIRLFDGGEQKRCFTDIADGIEALARIVDNENDSCNGQIINIGNPDNEASIRQLGEELLRQFEAHPLRSNFPPFAGFREVESKAFYGAGYQDVEHRKPSIENAKRLLNWEPTVEMSETIGNTLDFFLKEAMIEIAEKR; encoded by the coding sequence ATGAATCCGAAAGCTGTCGTCTTTGCCTATCACGATATCGGCTGCGCAGGCATCGAAGCGCTGCTGAACGCAGGTTATGAAATCGCTGCCGTGTTCACCCACGCCGATGATCCCAAGGAAAACACCTTCTACGGTTCGGTTGCCCAACTGTGCGCCCTCAAGGGCATTCCTGTGCACGCACCGGAAGACGCCAACCACCCACTGTGGATCGAGCGTATCGCCAAGCTGAACCCGGACTTCATCTTCTCCTTCTACTACCGCAACCTGCTGAGCGAAGCCCTGCTGGCGACCGCCAAGAATGGCGCGTTCAACCTGCACGGCTCGCTGCTGCCACGCTACCGCGGCCGCGCACCGGCCAACTGGGTGCTGGTCAACGGCGAAACCGAAACCGGCGTGACCCTGCACCGCATGGTCAAGCGTGCCGATGCCGGCGCGATCCTGGCGCAGAACCGCGTTGCCATCGAGCGCTCCGACACCGCCCTGAGCCTGCACGCCAAGCTGCGTGACAGCGCCGCCAACCTGCTGCGCGACGCCCTGCCGCAACTGGCCCAGGGCAAGCTGAGCGAAACCGCCCAGGACGAGTCCAAGGCCACCTACTTCGGCCGCCGTACCGCTGCCGATGGCAAGCTGGTCTGGAGCAAGCCTGCCGAAGAACTGTTCAACCTGGTTCGCGCCGTGACCAAGCCTTATCCGGGTGCATTCTGCGCCGTGGGCGAGCACAAGCTGATCGTCTGGGGCGCTGAAGTCGTCAAGGGCAACGAAGGCCAGGCTCCTGGTCGCGTCATCAGCGTTGACCCACTGCGCATCGCCTGTGGTGAAGACTCGCTGGTGATCAACGCCGGCCAGCGCAACGAAAACGGCCTGTTCCTGAGCGGCCCGCAACTGGCCAACGAGCTGGGCCTGGTTGACGGTTCCCTGCTGCGTGGCGCCGAAGCGGCTCGCAAGAAGCGCCGTACCCGCGTGCTGATCCTGGGCGTCAACGGTTTCATCGGCAACCACCTGTCCGAACGCCTGCTGCGTGACGACAAGTATGAAGTCTATGGCCTGGACATCGGCTCCGACGCCATCGAGCGCCTGCGCAGCCACCCGAACTTCCACTTCGTCGAAGGCGACATCAGCATCCACTCCGAGTGGATCGAGTACCACATCAAGAAGTGCGACGTGGTCCTGCCGCTGGTGGCGATCGCCACGCCGATCGAATACACCCGCAACCCACTGCGCGTATTCGAACTGGACTTCGAAGAGAACCTGAAACTGGTTCGCTACTGCGTCAAGTACAACAAGCGCGTGATCTTCCCGTCGACCTCCGAAGTCTACGGCATGTGCCAGGACAAGAACTTCGACGAAGACAGCTCGAACCTGATCGTCGGCCCGATCAGCAAGCAGCGCTGGATCTACTCGGTCTCCAAGCAACTGCTGGACCGCGTGATCTGGGCCTACGGCGCCAAGGGCCTGAACTTCACCCTGTTCCGTCCGTTCAACTGGATGGGCCCGCGCCTGGACCGCCTGGACTCGGCTCGTATCGGTAGCTCGCGTGCTATCACCCAGCTGATTCTGAACCTGGTCGAAGGCACCCCGATCCGCCTGTTCGACGGTGGCGAGCAGAAGCGTTGCTTCACCGACATCGCCGACGGCATCGAGGCCCTGGCCCGTATCGTCGACAACGAAAACGACAGCTGCAACGGCCAGATCATCAACATCGGCAACCCGGACAACGAAGCCAGCATCCGTCAGCTGGGCGAAGAACTGCTGCGTCAGTTCGAAGCTCACCCGCTGCGCAGCAACTTCCCTCCGTTCGCCGGTTTCCGCGAAGTGGAGAGCAAGGCGTTCTACGGCGCCGGCTACCAGGACGTGGAACACCGCAAGCCAAGCATCGAGAACGCCAAGCGCCTGCTCAACTGGGAGCCGACCGTCGAGATGAGCGAAACCATCGGT